The bacterium genomic interval AATATAGTAGGACCTAAAGATCCAGCCGAACGCTCAGGCATATTCACTTTCTACATAATGAAGCCCGCGACGCGCTTTTCCGACGAAGAGCCGGACGTAGATGAAAAGCTCGATCAACGCGCAAACATAATGATTCGCAAAGGCACTTTCTGCGTGCATTCCTGGTACCACGCTGCCGAGTCTAAATTCGATTCCATATGGCCCGGCTTCAGACCCACGCTTTTCAGGGCCTCAATGTATCTTTACAACACAATGGATGAAGTGAATGCCTTTGCAGAAACCATGAAAAGCATCCTGGATGAGATTAAGGATCTTCCAACTTTTCCGGGCAAATAGCGATGACGGATGAACCTTTAATTGTCAGTTATTTCAAGAAAATCTTTTCTAACCCTTCCGAAAGCAGGATGGGAAAGATAGACGAAGCGGAACTTCAGATTAACGGCGAACTCTGCCCCAGACGCGGCAAGAAGGATCAGCTTTTCCTGCACGGAAGAATAAAGGAAGGCCGTTTAAGGGAATTGAAGTTCATGTGCGCCCTCTGCGATCCGCCCATGTTCGTCGCAGCCGATATCCTTTGCCAGCTGGCTCTTGAGAAAAGCAGAACGGAGATAGAGAAACTCGGCGAGGAGGACTTCGAGAAGATCCTGGGCGGACCCAGTCTTGAAGGATACGAACATTTCAAACGTGCAAGAGAGCTTCTGGTCCTCGGATTAATAGACTCCAAAGGATGATGTGAAGCGCGAAAACCCTTTCCTTTTTTTCCCAAAGCAGCTTGAACAGGGCGAAAACCGCTTCGAGATTCAAACGGATTCGGTACACATCGAACTCGCAGGATTATCGTTTACTGAACCCATAAGATGCTCTATCATTCTTTTTCTCACGGGCGCAAGAATAGACATGAATATGGATATAAATACCAGGATACAACTCGAATGCTCGCAGTGCGGAGGAGTCGTTGACCAGAAAATAGAGACGAATGCGGAAGTTACTTTTCTGCAAGCTCTTGAGCGTAATGACGATGAAGGTGAGCTTAAGGCGTCCGATCTTGAGTTCTACACTGAAGAGCTTGATTTAAGGAGCATAGTAAGAGATACTCTTCTTTTATCGGTGCCTATTGCTCCTCTTTGTCGCGAGGACTGCCTTGGTCTTTGCCCCACTTGCGGGGCTAATCTCAACTTAGGCGCCTGCGACTGTGGTAGTGAAAAATTACAAGCACAACAACGGGGAGAAAGCAATGGATGAAAGAAAGATGTCCTTCGGCGCAAGGCGCGCATTGGGCATTATCGGTTCAATCAACGCAAAGTTGATAAAGGATTCCGGTTTGAGGGAATCGGATAGC includes:
- a CDS encoding DUF177 domain-containing protein; its protein translation is MKRENPFLFFPKQLEQGENRFEIQTDSVHIELAGLSFTEPIRCSIILFLTGARIDMNMDINTRIQLECSQCGGVVDQKIETNAEVTFLQALERNDDEGELKASDLEFYTEELDLRSIVRDTLLLSVPIAPLCREDCLGLCPTCGANLNLGACDCGSEKLQAQQRGESNG